The following proteins are co-located in the Pseudomonas sp. ATCC 13867 genome:
- the trpE gene encoding anthranilate synthase component I, with protein sequence MTREEFQRLAAEGYNRIPLTCETLADFDTPLSIYLKLADGPNTYLLESVQGGEKWGRYSIIGLPSRTVLRVYGHQASIKVDGVETESFECADPLAFVEEFKERYRVPTIAGLPRFNGGLVGYFGYDCVRYVEQRLAQCPNPDPLNNPDILLMVSDAVVVFDNLAGKMHAIVLADPAQADAYDQGLAQLEELLERLRQPITPRRGLDFSAVNAPEPQFRASFTREDYERAVDTVKEYILAGDCMQVVPSQRMSIDFEAAPIDLYRALRCFNPTPYMYFFNFGDFHVVGSSPEVLVRVEDGLVTVRPIAGTRPRGATEEADVALEEDLLSDAKELAEHLMLIDLGRNDVGRVSETGSVKVTEKMVIERYSNVMHIVSNVNGQLKAGMSAMDALRAILPAGTLSGAPKIRAMEIIDELEPVKRGVYGGAVGYLAWNGNMDTAIAIRTAVIKNGELHVQAGGGIVADSVPALEWEETINKRRAMFRAVALAEHTAKMQG encoded by the coding sequence ATGACCCGCGAAGAATTCCAGCGCCTGGCCGCCGAAGGCTACAACCGCATTCCGCTGACCTGCGAAACCCTTGCTGACTTCGACACCCCGCTGTCGATCTACCTGAAGCTGGCCGACGGTCCCAACACCTACCTGCTCGAATCCGTGCAGGGCGGCGAGAAGTGGGGCCGCTACTCGATCATCGGCCTGCCCAGCCGCACCGTGCTGCGGGTGTACGGCCATCAGGCGAGCATCAAGGTCGACGGCGTCGAGACCGAGAGCTTCGAGTGTGCCGACCCGCTGGCCTTCGTCGAGGAGTTCAAGGAGCGCTACCGTGTGCCGACCATCGCCGGCCTGCCGCGTTTCAACGGCGGCCTCGTTGGTTACTTCGGCTATGACTGCGTGCGCTACGTCGAGCAGCGCCTGGCGCAGTGCCCGAACCCCGATCCGCTGAACAACCCGGACATCCTGCTGATGGTCTCCGACGCGGTGGTGGTGTTCGACAACCTCGCCGGCAAGATGCACGCGATCGTCCTCGCCGACCCGGCCCAGGCCGACGCCTACGACCAGGGCCTGGCGCAGCTGGAAGAACTGCTGGAGCGCCTGCGCCAGCCGATCACCCCGCGCCGCGGCCTGGACTTCAGCGCCGTGAACGCCCCGGAACCGCAGTTCCGCGCCAGCTTCACCCGCGAGGACTACGAGCGCGCGGTGGACACCGTGAAGGAATACATCCTCGCCGGTGACTGCATGCAGGTCGTGCCGTCGCAGCGCATGTCCATCGACTTCGAAGCCGCGCCCATCGACCTGTACCGTGCGCTGCGCTGCTTCAACCCGACGCCCTACATGTACTTCTTCAACTTCGGCGACTTCCACGTCGTCGGCAGTTCGCCGGAAGTGCTGGTGCGCGTCGAGGACGGCCTGGTCACCGTGCGCCCGATTGCCGGCACCCGCCCGCGCGGTGCCACCGAGGAAGCCGACGTGGCCCTGGAAGAGGACCTGCTGTCCGACGCCAAGGAGCTCGCCGAGCACCTGATGCTGATCGACCTCGGACGCAACGACGTCGGCCGCGTCTCCGAGACTGGCAGCGTGAAGGTCACCGAGAAGATGGTGATCGAGCGTTACTCCAACGTCATGCACATCGTTTCCAACGTGAACGGCCAGCTCAAGGCCGGCATGAGCGCGATGGACGCCCTGCGCGCGATCCTGCCGGCCGGCACCCTGTCCGGCGCGCCGAAGATCCGCGCGATGGAAATCATCGACGAGCTGGAGCCGGTCAAGCGTGGCGTCTACGGCGGTGCAGTCGGTTACCTGGCATGGAACGGCAACATGGACACCGCCATCGCGATCCGCACCGCGGTGATCAAGAACGGCGAACTCCACGTCCAGGCCGGCGGCGGCATCGTCGCCGACTCGGTGCCGGCGCTGGAATGGGAAGAGACCATCAACAAGCGCCGCGCCATGTTCCGTGCCGTGGCCCTGGCCGAACACACCGCCAAGATGCAGGGTTGA
- a CDS encoding aminodeoxychorismate/anthranilate synthase component II has protein sequence MLLMIDNYDSFTYNLVQYFAELKADIHVIRNDELSVDEIAALNPERIVLSPGPCTPNEAGVSLAVIEHFSGKLPLLGVCLGHQSIGQAFGGDVVRARQVMHGKVSPVFHKDQGVFAGLNNPLTQTRYHSLVVKRETLPDCLEITAWTALEDGSVDEIMGLRHKTLNVEGVQFHPESILSEQGHEMLANFLKQTGGVRA, from the coding sequence ATGCTGCTGATGATCGATAACTACGATTCCTTTACCTACAACCTGGTGCAGTACTTCGCCGAGTTGAAGGCCGACATCCACGTCATTCGCAATGACGAACTGAGCGTCGATGAGATCGCCGCGCTCAATCCCGAACGCATCGTCCTGTCTCCCGGCCCGTGCACGCCGAACGAGGCGGGCGTGTCGCTGGCGGTGATCGAACACTTCTCCGGCAAGCTGCCGCTGCTGGGCGTGTGCCTCGGCCACCAGTCCATCGGCCAGGCCTTCGGCGGCGACGTGGTGCGCGCGCGCCAGGTCATGCACGGCAAGGTCAGCCCGGTGTTCCACAAGGACCAGGGCGTGTTCGCCGGCCTGAACAACCCGCTGACCCAGACCCGTTACCACTCCCTGGTGGTGAAGCGCGAGACGCTGCCCGACTGCCTGGAAATCACCGCCTGGACGGCGTTGGAGGACGGTTCGGTCGACGAGATCATGGGCCTGCGCCACAAGACGCTGAACGTCGAGGGCGTGCAGTTCCACCCCGAGTCGATCCTTTCCGAACAGGGCCACGAGATGCTGGCCAACTTCCTCAAGCAGACCGGCGGGGTGCGCGCATGA
- the trpD gene encoding anthranilate phosphoribosyltransferase: MNIKEALNRVVNQLDLTTEEMQDVMREIMTGQCTDAQIGAFLMGMRMKSETIDEIVGAVAVMRELADQVELDSLKHVVDVVGTGGDGANIFNVSSAAAFVVAAAGGKVAKHGNRAVSGKSGSADLLEAAGIYLDLKPVQVKRCIETVGVGFMFAQVHHKAMKHAAGPRRELGLRTLFNMLGPLTNPAGVKHQVVGVFSQALCRPLAEVLKRLGSEHILVVHSRDGLDEFSLAAATHIAELKDGVVTEYEVQPEDFGIKSQSLIGLTVDSPQESLELIRDALGRRKTEAGQKAAELIVLNAGAALYAADLATSLHEGMQLAHDALHTGLAREKMEELAAFTAVYREENAQ, translated from the coding sequence ATGAACATCAAGGAAGCCCTCAACCGGGTGGTCAACCAACTGGACCTGACCACCGAGGAAATGCAGGACGTCATGCGCGAGATCATGACCGGGCAGTGCACCGACGCGCAGATCGGCGCCTTCCTCATGGGCATGCGCATGAAGAGCGAAACCATCGACGAGATCGTCGGCGCCGTGGCGGTGATGCGCGAGCTGGCCGACCAGGTCGAGCTGGACAGCTTGAAGCACGTGGTCGATGTGGTCGGCACCGGTGGTGACGGCGCCAACATCTTCAACGTGTCCTCGGCGGCGGCCTTCGTGGTCGCCGCGGCTGGCGGCAAGGTCGCCAAACACGGTAACCGCGCGGTCTCCGGCAAGAGCGGCAGCGCCGACCTGCTGGAAGCCGCCGGCATCTACCTGGACCTCAAGCCGGTGCAGGTGAAGCGTTGCATCGAGACTGTCGGCGTCGGCTTCATGTTCGCCCAGGTCCACCACAAGGCCATGAAGCACGCTGCCGGCCCGCGTCGCGAGCTGGGTCTGCGTACTCTCTTCAATATGCTCGGCCCGCTGACCAACCCGGCGGGCGTGAAGCACCAGGTGGTCGGCGTGTTCAGCCAGGCGCTGTGCCGCCCGCTGGCCGAGGTGCTCAAGCGCCTGGGCAGCGAGCACATTCTGGTGGTGCACTCGCGCGATGGCCTGGATGAGTTCAGCCTCGCCGCGGCCACCCACATCGCCGAGTTGAAGGACGGCGTGGTCACGGAATATGAAGTGCAGCCCGAGGACTTCGGCATCAAGAGCCAGAGTCTGATCGGCCTGACCGTGGACAGCCCGCAGGAGTCGCTGGAGTTGATCCGCGATGCCCTGGGGCGTCGCAAGACCGAGGCCGGGCAGAAGGCTGCCGAACTGATCGTGCTCAACGCCGGCGCCGCGCTCTACGCCGCGGACCTGGCCACCAGCCTGCACGAAGGCATGCAACTTGCCCATGACGCCCTGCACACGGGGCTGGCGCGAGAGAAGATGGAAGAACTGGCGGCCTTTACCGCCGTTTACCGAGAGGAGAACGCACAGTGA
- the trpC gene encoding indole-3-glycerol phosphate synthase TrpC, which yields MSVPTVLQKILARKVEEVAERRARVSIAELEQLARTADAPRGFAAALLERAKRREPGVIAEVKKASPSKGVLRENFDPADIARSYEEGGATCLSVLTDVDFFLGSDAYLKEARAACKLPVIRKDFMIDPYQVVEARAIGADCILLIVSALDDARMAELASVAKDVGLDVLVEVHDGDELERALKTLDTPLLGINNRNLHTFEVSLETTLDLLPEIPRDRMVITESGILNRADVELMEVSDVFGFLVGEAFMRAEEPGTELKRLFFPERSKVKLGADPD from the coding sequence GTGAGTGTGCCGACGGTTCTGCAGAAGATCCTGGCCCGAAAGGTCGAAGAAGTCGCCGAACGCCGTGCCCGTGTGAGCATCGCCGAGCTGGAGCAACTGGCGCGTACGGCGGACGCACCGCGCGGTTTTGCCGCTGCCCTGCTGGAGCGCGCCAAGCGCCGCGAGCCGGGTGTGATCGCCGAGGTGAAGAAGGCTTCGCCGAGCAAGGGCGTGCTGCGCGAGAACTTCGATCCCGCCGACATCGCCCGTAGCTACGAGGAGGGCGGTGCCACCTGCCTGTCCGTGCTGACCGACGTGGACTTCTTCCTCGGCAGCGATGCCTACCTCAAGGAGGCCCGTGCGGCCTGCAAGCTGCCGGTGATCCGCAAGGACTTCATGATCGATCCGTATCAGGTGGTGGAGGCCCGCGCCATCGGCGCCGACTGCATCCTGCTGATCGTCTCGGCGCTGGATGATGCACGGATGGCCGAACTGGCGTCGGTGGCCAAGGACGTCGGCCTGGATGTCCTGGTGGAGGTGCACGATGGCGATGAGCTGGAGCGTGCGCTGAAGACCCTCGACACCCCGCTGCTGGGTATCAACAACCGCAACCTGCACACCTTCGAGGTGAGCCTGGAAACGACCCTCGACCTGCTGCCGGAAATCCCGCGCGACCGCATGGTGATCACCGAGAGTGGCATCCTCAACCGCGCCGATGTCGAGCTGATGGAAGTCAGCGACGTGTTCGGCTTCCTGGTGGGCGAGGCGTTCATGCGCGCCGAGGAGCCGGGTACCGAGCTCAAGCGCCTGTTCTTCCCCGAGCGCAGCAAGGTCAAGCTCGGCGCCGATCCGGACTGA
- the crp gene encoding cAMP-activated global transcriptional regulator CRP — translation MVAITLTPKIKNLDKLLAHCHRRRFTAKSTIIYAGDRCESLFFIIKGSVTVLIEDDDGREMIIGYLNTGDFFGEMGLFEKEGSTSQERSAWVRAKTECEVAEISYTKFRELSQQDPEILFTLGSQMADRLRKTTRKVGDLAFLDVTGRVARTLLDLCQQPDAMTHPDGMQIKITRQEIGRIVGCSREMVGRVLKSLEEQGLVHVKGKTMVVFGTR, via the coding sequence ATGGTAGCTATTACCCTTACACCCAAAATCAAGAACCTCGACAAGTTGCTCGCGCACTGTCACCGCCGCCGCTTCACCGCCAAGAGCACCATCATCTACGCTGGCGACCGCTGCGAGAGCCTGTTCTTCATCATCAAGGGCTCGGTGACTGTACTGATCGAAGACGACGATGGCCGCGAGATGATCATCGGCTATCTCAACACTGGCGACTTCTTCGGGGAGATGGGGCTCTTCGAGAAGGAAGGCAGCACCAGCCAGGAGCGTAGCGCCTGGGTGCGTGCCAAGACCGAGTGCGAAGTTGCAGAGATCAGCTACACCAAGTTCCGCGAACTGAGCCAGCAGGACCCGGAGATACTCTTCACCCTCGGCAGCCAGATGGCCGATCGCCTGCGCAAGACCACCCGCAAGGTCGGCGACCTGGCCTTCCTCGACGTCACCGGCCGTGTCGCGCGCACCCTGCTGGACCTGTGCCAGCAGCCGGACGCCATGACCCACCCGGACGGCATGCAGATCAAGATCACCCGCCAGGAAATCGGCCGCATCGTCGGCTGCTCCCGCGAAATGGTCGGCCGCGTGCTCAAGAGCCTGGAAGAACAGGGCCTGGTCCACGTGAAAGGCAAGACTATGGTGGTTTTCGGCACCCGCTGA
- a CDS encoding OsmC family protein codes for MKARIQWAGEAMFLGESGSGHVVVMDGPPDAGGRNLGVRPMEMLLLGLGGCTNFDVVSILKKGRQPVESCEAFLEAERADEDPKVFTKIHVHFVVKGRGLKEAQVKRAVELSAEKYCSASIMLGRAGVEITHDYEIVELG; via the coding sequence ATGAAAGCGCGAATCCAGTGGGCTGGCGAAGCGATGTTCCTCGGCGAGTCCGGCAGCGGCCACGTGGTGGTGATGGACGGTCCGCCGGATGCCGGTGGCCGCAACCTGGGCGTCCGTCCGATGGAGATGCTCCTGCTCGGCCTGGGCGGCTGCACCAACTTCGACGTGGTGAGCATCCTGAAGAAGGGTCGGCAGCCGGTGGAAAGCTGTGAAGCCTTCCTCGAAGCCGAGCGCGCGGATGAGGACCCCAAGGTGTTCACCAAGATCCACGTGCATTTCGTGGTCAAGGGCCGTGGCCTGAAGGAAGCGCAGGTCAAGCGCGCGGTCGAGCTGTCGGCCGAGAAGTACTGCTCCGCCTCGATCATGCTCGGCCGTGCGGGCGTCGAGATCACCCATGACTACGAGATCGTCGAGCTGGGTTGA
- the speD gene encoding adenosylmethionine decarboxylase, with the protein MKSKLKLHGFNNLTKTLSFNIYDICYAETPEDQQAYVQYIDEEYDAERLTQILTDVVDIIGANILNIARQDYDPQGASVTILISEQPVTPTDSQIEESPGPLPETILAHLDKSHITVHTYPEIHPVEGIATFRVDIDVSTCGVISPLKALNYLIHQFDSDIVTVDYRVRGFTRDVEGKKHFIDHEINSIQNYLSDDTYEAYQMTDVNVYQENLFHTKMLLKEFDLDNYLFGDATRDLSSEQRKQVEERVRHEMLEIFYARNMPR; encoded by the coding sequence GTGAAAAGCAAACTCAAGCTCCACGGGTTCAACAACCTGACGAAGACCTTGAGCTTCAACATCTATGACATCTGCTATGCCGAGACGCCTGAAGACCAACAGGCCTACGTGCAGTACATCGACGAAGAGTACGATGCCGAGCGTCTCACGCAGATCCTCACCGATGTTGTCGACATCATTGGCGCAAACATCCTGAACATCGCCCGTCAGGATTACGATCCGCAAGGCGCCAGCGTGACCATCCTGATCTCCGAGCAGCCGGTCACCCCGACCGACAGCCAGATCGAGGAATCCCCGGGGCCGCTACCGGAAACCATCCTGGCGCACCTCGACAAGAGCCATATCACCGTGCACACCTATCCGGAGATCCATCCGGTGGAAGGCATCGCGACCTTCCGTGTGGACATCGACGTCTCCACCTGTGGCGTCATCTCGCCGCTGAAGGCGCTCAACTACCTGATCCACCAGTTCGACTCGGACATCGTCACCGTGGATTACCGCGTGCGCGGCTTCACCCGTGACGTGGAAGGCAAGAAGCACTTCATCGACCACGAGATCAACTCGATCCAGAACTACCTTTCCGACGACACGTACGAGGCCTACCAGATGACCGACGTGAACGTGTACCAGGAGAACCTGTTCCACACCAAGATGCTGCTCAAGGAGTTCGACCTGGACAACTACCTGTTCGGCGACGCGACCCGCGACCTGTCGTCCGAGCAGCGCAAGCAGGTGGAAGAGCGCGTGCGCCACGAGATGCTGGAAATCTTCTACGCGCGCAACATGCCGCGTTAA
- the coq7 gene encoding 2-polyprenyl-3-methyl-6-methoxy-1,4-benzoquinone monooxygenase yields the protein MSADRHYSPADRFLLQADAALRTLLPFSGHPGRPSPAVVQPDAELSETDARHVAGLMRINHTGEVCAQALYQGQALTAKLPQVRKAMEEAADEEVDHLAWCEQRIRELGSRPSVLNPLFYGLSFGVGAAAGLISDRISLGFVAATEDQVCKHLDEHLAEIPVGDQKSRAILEQMRVDEEQHATSAIEAGGLRFPAPVKFGMTLLSKVMTKSTYRI from the coding sequence ATGTCCGCCGACCGTCACTACTCCCCCGCCGACCGTTTCCTGCTGCAGGCCGATGCCGCCTTGCGCACCCTGCTGCCCTTCAGCGGTCATCCGGGCCGCCCCTCGCCCGCCGTCGTCCAGCCGGACGCCGAGCTCAGCGAAACCGATGCCCGCCATGTCGCCGGACTGATGCGTATCAACCATACCGGTGAAGTCTGCGCCCAGGCGCTTTACCAGGGGCAGGCGCTGACCGCGAAGCTGCCGCAGGTACGCAAGGCGATGGAAGAAGCCGCCGACGAGGAAGTCGACCACCTGGCCTGGTGCGAGCAGCGTATCCGCGAACTGGGCAGCCGGCCGAGCGTGCTGAATCCGCTGTTCTATGGCCTGTCGTTCGGTGTCGGCGCCGCCGCCGGGCTGATCAGCGACCGCATCAGCCTCGGCTTCGTCGCCGCCACCGAAGACCAGGTATGCAAGCACCTCGACGAACACCTGGCCGAGATTCCCGTCGGGGACCAGAAGTCCCGCGCCATCCTCGAACAGATGCGCGTCGACGAAGAACAGCACGCCACCAGCGCCATCGAAGCCGGCGGCCTGCGCTTCCCGGCGCCGGTGAAGTTCGGCATGACCCTGCTGTCGAAGGTGATGACCAAGTCCACCTATCGGATTTGA
- a CDS encoding histidine triad nucleotide-binding protein, with protein sequence MDCLFCKIVAGDIPARKLYEDDQVIAFHDIGPQAPVHFLVIPKKHISTLNDLQEADKPLAGHILFTAQRLAKEQGCDEGFRVVMNCNDLGGQTVHHIHMHVLGQRQMHWPPG encoded by the coding sequence GTGGACTGTTTGTTCTGCAAGATCGTCGCCGGGGACATTCCCGCGCGCAAGCTCTATGAAGATGACCAGGTAATCGCCTTCCACGACATCGGCCCGCAGGCGCCAGTGCACTTCCTGGTAATCCCGAAGAAGCACATCTCGACCCTCAACGACCTGCAGGAAGCGGACAAGCCGCTGGCCGGCCACATCCTCTTCACCGCCCAGCGCCTGGCGAAGGAGCAGGGGTGCGACGAAGGCTTCCGCGTGGTGATGAACTGCAACGACCTGGGCGGGCAGACCGTGCACCACATCCATATGCACGTGCTTGGCCAGCGCCAGATGCACTGGCCTCCGGGTTGA
- a CDS encoding AAA family ATPase: MQNDIHDLGLVLDSRVKLIVIESWDEPRVLETLTGLAVRRGLDLRLWSATEGLRRLGFGGEPDGEGDSREAETALRLIKADPQPTLYVLCDLHPYLEDNPRAVRLLKEVAMAEGTFKPTLMLVSHALKLPAEVQRFAARFALSLPSEDELLGIVREEAARWSERHSGARVRTDNRTLRQVVKNLRGLTHGEARLLARGVICNDGAITQEDLPELNRTKFELLNLDGVLGFEHDTARFAEVGGLANLKRWLGERQSAFTESKDKDLPKGVLLVGVQGGGKSLAARAVAGLWGLPLLRLDFGSLYNKYFGETERNLREALRLADSMAPCVLWVDEIEKGVATGDQDNGVSQRVLATLLTWMAERKALVFMVATANAIDRLPPELVRKGRFDELFFVDLPERDVRMDIFRIHLSRRELDVAQFELDILADAADGFSGAEIEQAVVGAFYAAQARQKSVDQPLLLEEIRRTAPLSVVMAEELAELRAWADGRTVRAD; encoded by the coding sequence GTGCAGAACGATATCCATGACCTGGGCCTGGTGCTCGATTCCAGGGTCAAACTGATCGTGATCGAGTCCTGGGACGAACCCCGGGTACTGGAAACCCTGACCGGCCTGGCAGTGCGCCGCGGACTCGACCTGCGACTCTGGTCGGCGACCGAGGGTTTGCGGCGCCTGGGCTTCGGCGGTGAGCCGGACGGCGAGGGCGACAGCCGCGAGGCGGAAACCGCGCTGCGGCTGATCAAGGCTGACCCGCAGCCGACCCTCTACGTACTCTGCGACCTGCATCCCTACCTCGAGGACAATCCCCGCGCGGTTCGCCTGCTCAAGGAAGTGGCGATGGCCGAGGGGACGTTCAAGCCCACGCTGATGCTGGTGTCCCATGCCCTGAAGCTGCCTGCGGAAGTCCAGCGCTTCGCCGCGCGCTTCGCGCTGTCGCTGCCCTCCGAAGACGAGCTGCTCGGCATTGTCCGCGAGGAAGCCGCGCGCTGGAGCGAACGCCACAGCGGGGCGCGGGTGCGCACGGACAACCGGACCCTGCGGCAGGTGGTGAAGAACCTGCGGGGGCTGACTCATGGCGAGGCCCGCTTGCTGGCGCGGGGCGTGATCTGCAACGACGGGGCGATCACCCAGGAAGACCTGCCGGAACTCAATCGCACCAAGTTCGAGCTGCTCAATCTCGATGGCGTGCTCGGCTTCGAGCATGACACCGCGCGCTTCGCCGAGGTCGGCGGGCTGGCGAACCTCAAGCGCTGGCTCGGCGAACGGCAGAGCGCCTTCACCGAGAGCAAGGACAAGGACCTGCCCAAGGGTGTGCTGCTGGTCGGCGTGCAGGGTGGCGGCAAGAGCCTGGCGGCCAGGGCGGTGGCCGGGCTCTGGGGGCTGCCGCTGCTGCGCCTGGACTTCGGCAGCCTGTACAACAAATACTTCGGCGAGACCGAACGCAACCTGCGCGAGGCGTTGCGCCTGGCCGACAGCATGGCGCCCTGCGTGCTTTGGGTGGACGAGATCGAGAAAGGCGTGGCCACCGGCGACCAGGACAACGGCGTCAGCCAGCGCGTGCTGGCCACCCTGTTGACCTGGATGGCTGAGCGCAAGGCACTGGTGTTCATGGTGGCCACGGCCAACGCCATCGATCGCCTGCCGCCGGAGCTGGTGCGCAAGGGGCGCTTCGATGAGTTGTTCTTCGTCGATCTGCCGGAGCGCGACGTGCGCATGGATATCTTCCGCATCCACCTGAGCCGCCGCGAGCTGGACGTGGCGCAGTTCGAGCTGGACATATTGGCCGATGCCGCCGACGGGTTTTCCGGTGCGGAGATCGAACAGGCGGTGGTCGGCGCCTTCTACGCGGCGCAGGCGCGGCAGAAGTCGGTGGATCAGCCGTTGCTGCTGGAAGAGATCCGCCGAACGGCGCCGCTGTCGGTGGTGATGGCCGAGGAATTGGCCGAGCTGCGGGCGTGGGCCGATGGCCGTACGGTGCGCGCCGACTGA
- a CDS encoding SDR family NAD(P)-dependent oxidoreductase: MPRFALITGASSGIGLALAEALARRGQALILVARQRDALETAACELSQRFGVEVLFRACDLSEPLQISGLLHELEQSGRQIELLVNNAGIGSSGAFVDQDWSREQELLELNVLALARLCHGIGAMMERSGGGQILNVASVVGLLPGPWMSSYYASKAFVLHFSEGLREELRGRGIKVSVLCPGPTHTAFFRNANLRTARFDGSKLMMSPEEVAFRTVRALRRAPAIIIPGWRNRLMALAVRLLPRWAVRKLAGRLNRMALAG, translated from the coding sequence ATGCCTCGTTTTGCCCTCATCACCGGCGCCTCCAGCGGTATCGGCCTGGCGCTGGCCGAAGCCCTCGCCCGGCGCGGCCAGGCACTCATCCTGGTGGCCCGCCAGCGCGATGCGCTGGAGACCGCTGCCTGCGAATTGTCGCAACGCTTCGGGGTGGAGGTACTGTTCCGCGCCTGCGACCTGTCCGAACCGCTACAGATATCGGGCCTGCTGCACGAGCTGGAGCAGAGCGGGAGACAGATCGAGCTGCTGGTGAACAACGCCGGCATCGGCTCCTCCGGTGCCTTCGTCGACCAGGACTGGTCCCGCGAGCAGGAACTGCTGGAACTCAATGTCCTGGCCCTGGCGCGGCTCTGCCACGGCATCGGCGCCATGATGGAGCGCAGCGGTGGCGGGCAGATTCTCAATGTCGCCTCGGTGGTCGGCCTGCTGCCCGGTCCGTGGATGAGCAGCTACTACGCCAGCAAGGCGTTCGTCCTGCACTTCTCCGAGGGACTGCGCGAGGAACTGCGCGGCCGCGGCATCAAGGTTTCCGTGCTGTGCCCCGGCCCGACCCATACCGCTTTCTTCCGCAATGCGAACCTGCGGACCGCTCGCTTCGACGGCAGCAAGCTGATGATGTCGCCCGAGGAAGTCGCCTTCCGCACCGTCAGGGCCTTGCGTCGGGCGCCGGCGATCATCATTCCAGGCTGGCGCAACCGCCTGATGGCGTTGGCCGTGCGCCTGCTGCCGCGCTGGGCCGTGCGCAAGCTGGCCGGCCGCCTCAACCGCATGGCGCTGGCCGGCTGA
- a CDS encoding DUF805 domain-containing protein: protein MDQARFKIVFDGTLMPQTPMETAKENLARLFKSDTSKIDALFSGKPVVLKRDLSDDEADKYLRALHGAGANARKEADGKVGLSLVETDDHPSEATLASRAAAEAADGDQMTCPKCGHVQPRSGECSACGIIIEKYLARQAELAATGAAPTASAPGNVASATANSPYAPPQANVSDELPEYGELNIRSLSGRIGRVRYLGWSAALSLICFAAYLVASLLLAVSLPLGVVALAVVVIAAAVFSVPIGVQRLHDLGWSGWLWLALLVPFVNAVLSLVMLFMPGEQTANRYGPPPPPNSTSVKVLAFTWLLFPVVAGILAAIALPAYQQYVERAQATQYQSAEPDAAATAEPSDEFNSGDTEGADSDDESSTEQ from the coding sequence ATGGACCAAGCCCGCTTCAAGATCGTGTTCGACGGCACGCTGATGCCGCAGACCCCGATGGAGACCGCCAAGGAGAATCTCGCCCGCCTGTTCAAGAGCGACACGTCGAAGATCGACGCGCTGTTCAGCGGCAAACCCGTGGTGCTCAAGCGCGACCTCTCCGACGACGAAGCCGACAAGTACCTCCGCGCCCTGCACGGCGCGGGCGCCAACGCTCGCAAGGAAGCCGACGGCAAGGTGGGGCTGAGTCTGGTCGAGACCGACGATCATCCCAGCGAAGCGACACTCGCCAGCCGCGCCGCCGCCGAAGCGGCCGACGGCGACCAGATGACCTGCCCCAAATGCGGGCATGTGCAGCCCAGGTCCGGCGAGTGCAGCGCATGCGGCATCATCATCGAGAAGTACCTTGCCCGGCAGGCGGAATTGGCGGCCACCGGCGCAGCCCCCACCGCAAGCGCTCCCGGCAACGTCGCCTCGGCGACGGCCAACTCCCCCTACGCACCGCCCCAGGCCAACGTGAGCGATGAGCTGCCGGAGTACGGCGAACTGAACATCCGCAGCCTGTCCGGCCGGATCGGCCGCGTCCGCTACCTCGGCTGGTCCGCCGCGCTGTCCTTGATCTGCTTCGCGGCCTACCTGGTCGCCAGCCTGCTGCTGGCCGTCTCGCTGCCCCTCGGGGTCGTCGCCCTCGCCGTGGTGGTCATCGCCGCCGCGGTCTTCAGCGTGCCCATCGGTGTACAGCGACTGCATGACCTCGGCTGGTCCGGCTGGCTCTGGCTGGCCTTGCTGGTGCCATTCGTCAACGCGGTACTGAGCCTGGTGATGCTGTTCATGCCCGGCGAGCAGACCGCCAACCGCTACGGCCCGCCGCCGCCGCCCAACAGCACCAGCGTCAAGGTCCTGGCCTTCACCTGGCTGCTATTCCCAGTCGTTGCCGGTATTCTCGCCGCCATCGCGCTGCCCGCTTATCAGCAGTACGTCGAGCGCGCCCAGGCCACCCAGTACCAATCGGCCGAGCCGGACGCCGCCGCCACGGCAGAACCGTCGGACGAGTTCAACAGTGGCGACACCGAAGGCGCCGACTCCGACGACGAAAGCAGCACCGAACAGTAA